Proteins encoded within one genomic window of Dermatophilus congolensis:
- a CDS encoding DUF3054 domain-containing protein, whose amino-acid sequence MSTTSPLPHPTRLVRLPAAAIAAIDVVCVVAFAAIGRGNHGESLGLAAILGVAAPFLVGLAAAWAVTYASKHAAPRSIRQGVLVWIVTLAGGMSVRSMSGGGTAFAFVIVSAIFLSLTLIGWRAIAARRSA is encoded by the coding sequence ATGAGCACCACATCCCCTCTGCCCCACCCAACGCGCCTAGTCCGCCTCCCCGCAGCAGCCATCGCCGCGATCGACGTTGTCTGCGTTGTCGCTTTCGCAGCAATCGGGCGCGGTAACCACGGAGAATCACTCGGACTGGCTGCGATCCTCGGCGTCGCAGCACCCTTCCTCGTCGGTCTAGCCGCAGCCTGGGCAGTCACCTACGCCTCAAAACACGCTGCACCCCGCAGCATTCGCCAAGGCGTACTCGTATGGATCGTCACCCTCGCTGGCGGAATGTCCGTGCGGTCCATGAGCGGCGGGGGCACCGCCTTTGCCTTCGTGATCGTTTCCGCAATCTTTTTGTCCCTGACACTCATCGGATGGCGAGCCATAGCAGCACGACGCTCCGCCTAA
- a CDS encoding OsmC family protein: MSEANESGEAISVSKECGGVFVARNGRGGVIRLATAGDLDTWTPTELLRAALAGCAALSLEPLMERHLGEDAEATVTVSGQYDCAQRRYDSFSTSVFIAGENLDARQRVRVEQSAHRVLRSACRVERTLTRTPRLDLDVQVEP; encoded by the coding sequence ATGAGTGAAGCGAACGAATCAGGGGAAGCGATCAGCGTCAGCAAAGAATGCGGCGGCGTTTTCGTTGCCCGCAACGGTCGCGGTGGCGTTATTCGTCTCGCTACGGCAGGGGATTTGGATACGTGGACCCCTACGGAGCTGCTCCGGGCGGCTTTGGCTGGTTGTGCCGCATTGTCGCTGGAACCGTTGATGGAACGGCATCTGGGGGAGGATGCTGAAGCAACAGTCACGGTGAGTGGTCAGTACGACTGTGCGCAGCGTCGGTATGACTCTTTTTCGACTTCGGTCTTTATTGCTGGCGAAAACCTTGATGCCAGGCAGCGTGTTCGTGTGGAGCAAAGCGCTCACCGGGTGCTGCGCAGTGCTTGCCGGGTGGAGCGCACCCTTACGCGTACGCCACGGCTCGACCTGGATGTCCAGGTCGAGCCGTGA
- the dop gene encoding depupylase/deamidase Dop, translating into MASVTRGCAGVHRVVGLETEFGITVAGDPHANPMTASELLVQAYGALAAARGHRVARWDYAGESPLVDARGWTLDRGCAQESMRTDEVGEDLRLASLAAPNGARVYVDHAHPEYSGPECVTPRQAVMWDRAGEVAFTDAAAMLTGSDIAAASSGGERLVLYKNNTDGKGASYGSHENYLVDRGVAFERIAELLIPFFVVRQVLAGAGRVGLGQRSQVGGFQLGARSDFMEALVGLETTFRRPIINTRDEPHADPGRFRRLHVIIGDANLADVSALLKVGSTSLVLGLIEGGVCPRFELADPLAELVAVSRDVRGRHRLRLVDGRHISAVEMLRAYWQAAAEHAGVTAESAPDTYEVLYWWDEVLTRLADGPEAVSHLLDWAAKWAVVERYRAREGGSWDSPKLRAVDIQWADTRPEVGVARVLERAGRLHRLVPEDDVAAAVWLPPGHTRAWLRGRCVDGAVNVVAASWETLVLEDAGVSRLWCVDPALGARDQVGDDPVGQCRGDLFSYVGAAFRAVSGCDFPVDGRLD; encoded by the coding sequence ATGGCTTCTGTCACCCGTGGTTGTGCTGGTGTCCATCGAGTTGTGGGGCTCGAGACTGAGTTCGGTATCACCGTTGCGGGTGATCCTCACGCTAATCCGATGACTGCTTCGGAGCTTCTTGTGCAGGCGTACGGTGCGTTGGCTGCGGCGAGGGGGCATCGGGTTGCGCGGTGGGATTATGCGGGTGAAAGTCCGTTGGTCGATGCGCGCGGGTGGACTCTTGATCGTGGTTGTGCCCAGGAGTCGATGCGTACTGATGAGGTGGGTGAGGATCTTCGTTTGGCGAGTCTTGCTGCCCCTAATGGTGCTCGTGTTTACGTTGATCATGCTCATCCGGAGTACAGCGGTCCTGAGTGTGTTACTCCGAGGCAAGCGGTGATGTGGGATCGCGCGGGGGAGGTTGCGTTTACGGATGCGGCGGCAATGCTTACTGGCAGTGATATCGCGGCAGCCAGCAGCGGTGGCGAGCGCCTTGTGCTGTATAAGAACAACACGGATGGTAAGGGCGCTTCGTACGGTAGTCACGAGAATTATCTCGTTGACCGTGGGGTTGCGTTTGAGCGGATTGCTGAGTTGTTGATTCCGTTTTTTGTTGTTCGTCAGGTGCTTGCTGGGGCGGGTCGGGTTGGTCTTGGGCAGCGTTCTCAGGTGGGTGGTTTTCAGCTTGGGGCGCGCAGCGATTTTATGGAGGCCCTTGTTGGGTTGGAGACGACTTTTCGTCGTCCCATTATTAATACTCGTGATGAGCCGCATGCTGATCCGGGGCGTTTTCGGCGGCTTCACGTGATTATTGGTGACGCGAATTTGGCGGATGTTTCGGCGTTGTTGAAGGTGGGGTCAACGTCGTTGGTGCTTGGTCTGATTGAGGGTGGTGTGTGTCCTCGGTTTGAGTTGGCTGATCCGCTGGCTGAACTTGTTGCTGTTTCTCGTGATGTGCGGGGTCGGCATCGTCTTCGTCTTGTTGATGGCAGGCATATCAGTGCTGTGGAGATGCTGCGTGCTTATTGGCAGGCGGCGGCTGAGCATGCTGGTGTGACTGCTGAGAGTGCCCCGGATACGTATGAGGTTTTGTATTGGTGGGATGAGGTGTTGACGCGCTTGGCGGATGGGCCGGAGGCGGTGTCGCATTTGCTTGATTGGGCTGCTAAGTGGGCGGTGGTGGAGCGTTATCGGGCGCGTGAGGGGGGGTCGTGGGATAGTCCGAAGTTGCGTGCGGTGGATATTCAGTGGGCTGATACTCGTCCTGAAGTGGGGGTGGCGCGTGTGCTTGAGCGGGCGGGGCGGTTGCATCGGCTTGTTCCGGAGGATGATGTCGCGGCGGCTGTGTGGTTGCCGCCGGGGCATACGCGGGCCTGGTTGCGGGGGCGTTGCGTTGATGGGGCTGTGAATGTGGTTGCCGCGTCGTGGGAAACTCTCGTGCTTGAGGATGCTGGTGTGTCGCGGTTGTGGTGTGTTGATCCTGCTTTGGGTGCGCGTGATCAGGTTGGTGATGATCCGGTTGGACAGTGTCGGGGTGATCTTTTT